The sequence below is a genomic window from Bosea sp. F3-2.
AGATTGTCGGCGGTCAGCGTCGAGCCCTGGATGTCGAGCTTGGTCTGGTTCTTGCCGGTCTTCTCGTTGAACTGGATCGAGAGACGATCGCCCTGCAGCAGGTTGATGCCGTTGAAGCTCGAATCCTTGGCCAGCTGATCGATCTGCGTGCGCAGGTCGTTGTACTGCTGGATGAGGTTGGAGCGCACGGCCGAGGTGATGCTCTGACCCTTGATCGCGCCGCCAGCGGTGGCATCGGCGGCGAGGAAGCCGAAGGCGACGTTGGCGCCACCGGCCGCTGCGTCGGTGATGGCCGCCGGGCCGGCCGCGCCCGAGCCGATACCGAACTGCACGTCTTCCGAGCCGGCGCCCTTGACGTTGAGCTGACCCTTCTCATCGACGAAGGCGGTGGCGATGCCCGACTTGTTGATCTCGTTGACGACGTCACGAACCGTGGCGTTGGCCGAGCTGAACGAAGCCGTATAGGTGTTGCTGCCGCTGGTGATCGAGATCGCCAGAGTCGTGTTGGTGAGACCCAGGTCACCGGGGCTGGTGGCGGTCGCGGCATCGGCCGCGCCGGCGGTGCCGCCGGCGACGTCGATGACGCGCTTGTCGAGCGCGATGTCCTTCAGGCTCTTCGACGTCGTGACCTGTTCGGCCGCAGTGGCGAGAGCCCCGCCGGCCTTGGTCGGGCGGTTCTGAGCGGCGTCGGCCTGGGCCTGCTTCACCGTCGATTGCAGCGACTGGACGAGCTTGGTGATGCCGTCGATGCCCTTGGAGGCGGCCTGGATGGTCTGAATGCCGTTCGAGATACCATCGAGTAAGCCGGTGAGCTGGCTGGAGCGATCATTCAGCGATAGGGCGGTGAAGTAGTTGACCGGGTTGTCGATTGCCGAATTGACCTTCTTGCCGGTGGCGAGGCGGTTCTGGATGACGCTCTGCTGGGCCGTGGTCTGCTGCAGCGTCAACAGGTTGTTGCGCACGCCGCTGGAAAGGATCGTGTTGGCCATCTTCGGTCCCCTGAACGCGCGACTCCGGCGCGATGCAACCTGATTTCAGGGGAGATCATCCCTTGTTAGGGATAACAAAAAGTTAATCAGGACACTGTTCTCGTTACCGCGCCCAAACGAAAAGCGGCGGAGCCGAAGCTCCGCCGCCCTTTGACTTCGCCCCGCATTCTGCGGGTTGATCCGCTTCTGCGGACCGAAGATCAGAACAGGCGCAGGACCGCCTGGTCGCTCTGGTTCGAGAGCGAGAGCGCCGTCTGCGAGAGCTGCTGACGGGTCTGCAGCGCGAGCAGGTTGGCGGCTTCCGAGTTGGCGTCGACATTCACCAGGTTCGAGGCGCCCGTGCTCAGCACGTCCGCCATGTCCTTGGTGAAGTCCTGACGGGTCTGGGCGACCGAGAGGTTCGCGCCGAAGGTCGAGGACAGCGACTTCAGCGAGGTCAGGGCGCCGGTGAGGGCCTTGGTCGCGGATTCGAGGTCAGTGTCGTTCTGGAAATTGATCTGGCCGGTGGTCTTGGTGTTGGTCGCCTGCGCGATACCGAGGTTGTCGGAGGTGACGTCCGAACCCTGGATGTCGAGCTTGGTCTGGTTCTTGCCGGCTTTCTCGTTGAACTGGATCGAGAGACGGTCGCCCTTCAGCAGGTTGATGCCGTTGAAGCTCGAGTCCTTGGCGAGATCGTCGATCTTGTTACGCAGGTCGTTGTACTGGTCGATCAGGTTCGAGCG
It includes:
- a CDS encoding flagellin; amino-acid sequence: MANTILSSGVRNNLLTLQQTTAQQSVIQNRLATGKKVNSAIDNPVNYFTALSLNDRSSQLTGLLDGISNGIQTIQAASKGIDGITKLVQSLQSTVKQAQADAAQNRPTKAGGALATAAEQVTTSKSLKDIALDKRVIDVAGGTAGAADAATATSPGDLGLTNTTLAISITSGSNTYTASFSSANATVRDVVNEINKSGIATAFVDEKGQLNVKGAGSEDVQFGIGSGAAGPAAITDAAAGGANVAFGFLAADATAGGAIKGQSITSAVRSNLIQQYNDLRTQIDQLAKDSSFNGINLLQGDRLSIQFNEKTGKNQTKLDIQGSTLTADNLGISQAINTQLAGFINFQNDADLDKATASLTGALTSLKSLASTLGSNLSVAQTRQDFTKELANVLTTGAGNLVLADPNEEGASLLALNTRQQLSQTALSLANQADQGVLRLFG